The nucleotide sequence TGAACACCGAGGTCGTAGCGTGCAGGCTCTGTCCGCGCCTCGTGACCTATCGCGAGAAGATCGCGCAGGAGAAGCGCCGCGCCTACCGTGATTGCGAATACTGGGGAAAGCCGGTGCCTGGCTTTGGAGATCCGAACGCCCGCGTTCTGATTATGGGACTTGCTCCCGGCGCGCATGGTTCCAACCGTACAGGGCGACCCTTTACGGGGGATTCTTCCGGAAATTTCATGTATCCGATTTTGTATGAGACTGGATTTGCGAATCAGGCGACCGCTGTCGATCGGAACGATGGGCTGGTGTTGACCGATCTATACATCACCGCCGCCGGGCGGTGCGCTCCGCCCGATAACAAGCCTTTGCCGCAAGAATTTGCCAACTGCGCGCCATTTCTCGATCGCGAGTTGGATGGATTGGAGGGTCTGAAGGTCATCGTGGCATTGGGGAAAATCGGCTTCGATGCCTACCTGAACTTTTTGAAACGCCGAGACATTATTTCCACAAAGTCGCAGTATGTGTTTCGACACGGCGCTCGCTACAAGATGCCCAGTGGCAAGATTCTGCTGGCGTCGTATCATCCTTCAAATCAGAACACCAACACCGGCAAACTTACCCGGCAGATGTTCTTCGCGATATTCAAAGAAGCCCGCCGGTTGGCGGACAGTGCAGGGTAATGTGGGGCGGGCGCCCTCGCCCGCCTGTCATTCGTAGCAAGGAGTCAGCAGGATTGCTGGGATACAACTTTGGCGGGCGAGGGCGCCCGCCCCACATACCCTACACTGAACCTGCTTTACTTCAGCCTTGTCGCGGTTACTTCCAGTTGGAACTGCCGTTTGGAGTTGGGGTCATCGACGACGCCAATAACAATTGGTTTTCCCGTCGACACGATGGTCGCCCCGCTGATCCGAAGCTGCCGTAGCACGGGCATGCTGGTCTTGGTCGCCTGGTCGGGCGCGGCGAAATTGCTCAGGTCGGCGCGAACTTCCAGTTGCAGGACAGACTTGATCTCCTGCAGGCGTGCCGAAATGTTGGTGCCGACGTCGAGGTATTCAACTTCTCCCTGCTTCATCTCCACCGGCACGCGCGTGCCAATCTTCAGTTCCTGCCATTGAACGCCCTGGATCAATCCCATCGAGTACTGTCGAGTGTTGATCTTCTTCCCGTCTTCCAGTTCATGAAGAGAAAAGTCGAGCCGGTAGGCGGCGGCGTTGTCCGACATGGTTTTAGCAGTCACGCCTTCTGAGCTTTGTGCTGTGCCGGTTCCGGCGCCAACACAGACATAGATTCCGATTGCCAATAGTCCAACCATCACGTTCCTGAACATGTGTGCTCTCCTTTGCTACTCCGGTTGATCTGAATCTGTGGGGCCAGGAGGCCCCAGCCTCGGGGCCGCCCTGTCCCGTTCCTCCTGCTTGCGCAAGTGGGTTTGTGCTCGCGCGACTAACACTGCGCGCTCTGGAAACTCTCGTACGTACTGCGCCAGCAACTTCTCTTGGTCTGTTAAAGGCACAGGGGATGGAAACTGATCGAGCTTCGGTTCGCCTGTGCGAACCGCCACGGCTTGTTTCCGTGGCCGGGCAGCACGGCTGGGCACCTGTGCTTGCCCGGTATTCAGCGAGCGAGGAGGGGCCGGCTGATGAAGGGCCGCGTCATCTGTGGGTTGCGTCGTCGCACTTCCTGCGACCTGGTTCGGAACCGAGCGCCGATTGTGCACTTCAATCCATAGCGTTGCCAAGATCGTTACCGCCGCAGCGGCCGTGCCCCAAGTCCACCACCAGCGTCGAACCGCCAGGCGGCGCTTTTCAGCCTGCAGGTTCGCCAGAACTCGGCTCTCCAGGCCTGTTCGTGATTCGACTTTGCCATAGGCGCGAAGCGCAACGTCCAGCCACTGCTCGACTTCGCGATCTCGATCCATCGGGTCCATATTCATGTCCTCGAGCTGATCAGGCCCATCAGCTTGTCCTTCAAAATCTGCCGCGCACGAAAGGCTCGCGATCGGACAGCGGCTTCGCTGATCCCCAGCATCCCGGCGACTTCTCTCGCCGAAATCTCCTCCAGCGCCGAGAGGACCAGCGGATCGCGCAATTCTTCCGGCAAGGACGCAATCATCTGGTCCAACATGGCACTGCGTTCCTCGCCTAACAGAACTTGCTCGGCGCCAGCGCGCTCGGATCGTATTTCGTTCGCGACATCCTGCGTGTTCGCACTTGCGCGCAGAGTCCTCTTTCGCTTTTCTACTGCTACGCGCCACGCAATCCGCGCTAACCACGCCTTCGGGTCCTCAACGCGCTCGAACTTCTTCCGGTAACGGAGCACGCGTAGGAACGTTTCCTGGGCCGCGTCTTCGGCATCCGCCGAATCCCGTAAGACGGAGTAGGCGATCTGGTAAACCATCCGGGAATGTGTCCGGACGGTGGCTTCCAGTCGATCCTCAGCCTCGTGCGTCAGGGTCGGGACCTCGCTTGCCGTTGTGGCGATTGCCGTCACCGCCTGCTCCTACCCATAAAGAACGTCCGACAATCCCTTTCGTTCGTGAAAAACTTAAGTCCGGGCCGGATTTGGCCGATAAGCGAGTTGAGGGCGGATCCTTGCGGGATCGAAGCGCCTCTCGGGCCGGCCCGAGAAGTTGTTCGTTCCAGGGATGATGCCGCCCTTTATTCCAACCACGTTAGGTCAGCGATCACAGGCCACTGTGATGTTCGCCGCTTCGGGGCGCCTTCGCGTTGCGCTACAGTAGACGTGAAAATGAAATTGAATTTCATGTTCATATAAGGGCCTTCTCTATGCGCGGTGCCTTCCTATCGTTCGTGGTTGCGATTTCCTTTACGCTTTTTTGCCATCAGCCGACCTTTGCCCAGAAGGAAACCCCTCCCATCCAGGACAATAGCTTCCTGGTCGAGGAGGCCTATAACCAGGAAAAGAGCGTAGTCCAGCACATCAATACGTTCACCTATTTGGCCGACAGCCACGACTGGTCCTATACCTTCACGCAGGAGTGGCCGGTAGGCGGGCAGCGGAATCAGTTCAGCTACACGCTGTCCTCGGTGCGGCCGGGAGCGTTCTCATCGCAGGGACCAGGATTCGGAGACGCCATTCTCAACTACCGCTACCAGGTCTTGGGCAATGGTCAGACTCGCGTTGCCTTCGCTCCCCGGCTGTCCATGATTCTGCCGTCTGGCGATTCCGATCTAGGGCACGGATATGGCGGGGCAGGTGTGCAGACCAATCTCCCGTTGAGTGTCGTACTGCTTCCAAAACTCGTGAGCCATTGGAATGCCGGCACAACCTACGTTCCGCACGCCCGCAACAGTGCCGGAGATCGCGCTTCTGTCTGGAGCTACAACGCCGGGCAAAGCATGATCTGGCTGGCTCACCCGCGCTTCAACGTCATGCTGGAGACCTATTTCCTGAATGCCCAAGCCGTCGCTGGTCCGGGCAAGACCGAGTGGTCAAAAGTGCTTCTGCTCAATCCGGGGATTCGATGGTCGTACAACTTTTCGAACGGACTGCAAATTGTCCCAGGCCTGGCATTTCCGATTGGGGTGGGGCCGAGCGGAGGCGAAAAGGGAGTGTTCGTTTACCTGAGCTTTGAACATCCTTTTCAGAAAATCAAAGACTGAAAATGGTGCTTGCGGAGAACGGGAAGCTTTGGTGAGATTGGACACGCCAGCACAATGCCTTTGCCGGCAAGTTCCATGAACCTCGGCGATTTCAATCAACGTTTCGGAATCTACTGGTTGTTTTTCGGCTACACGCTCGCATTGCACGTCCTGGACGAAGCGGGCCACGATTTTCTTTCGGTCTACAATCCCAACGCGTTGGCGATACGGCGGGCCGTGCCCTGGCTGCCCGTGCCAACTTTCACATTCACGGAATTTATTGGAAGCCTCGCGCTGGGTCTGACGTTGTTACTCGCGTTGACTCCACTGGCATTCCGAGGATTGAAATGGATGAGAATGCTGGCGATTCCCATCTCCGCGCTTGCCGGAGTCCTGAACGGGCTGATGCATATCTTGTCTTCGATCTATCTGCATCGGTGGATGCCCGGTGTGTACAGTGCACCGTTGATCATGTTGTCTGGAGTGCTGCTTCTCAAGGAGTCTCTGCCCCAGCACTACAAGACCGTCGCGCGGTGAGATTCTAGAAACCCAGGAACACCGGCTCCGGTTCCAGATTGATCCCCCATGTTTTATGAACTCCGCTCTGAACCTTTTCTTTCAGTTGCTGGATGTCGGCGGCGCGGGCGTTGCCGGTGTTGATGAGAGCGAGCGCGTGCTTGCCTGAAATTCCCGCCGCGCCCAGCCTGAATCCCCTGGTGAAACCGGAATGCTCCACCAGCCACGCCGCGGAAATTTTGTGCTGCGCGTCGAGCGCCGGATAGCTGGGAATTGTTAATCCTTTGCTTTGCGCTCGTGCAGTTAAATCACTGAACTGCTGTTTGTTCAGCACGGGATTCTTGAAGAAGGATCCGGCACTGCGGCTGTCCGCGTCGCCGGGGACAATCACCATGCCTTTGCTTTCGCGAATCTCGAGGACTGCATCCCGTACCTGGGCGAGAGAGGGAGAACCGGTCGACCCCGTAAAGTGCTTTTGCAGGTCGGCGTATTTCAGACGGGGGCCGCCTCCGCGAGTGAGGCGGTAGGTGACGCTCAGGATGATGTATCGTCCGCGCTCGGTTGTGTTGAAGATGCTGCTGCGATAGCGAAAGCCGCAGGCTTTCGCCGTCAGAGTTACGGCGTAATTCTTGGTCGTGTCGAACGCGCTGACGGATTCGATGGTGTCCGAAACTTCCTGTCCGTATGCGCCGACGTTCTGCACCGGTGTGCCGCCGACGGTGCCGGGAATTCCGCTCAGGCACTCGATCTCGGCGCAATTCTGAGAGACGGCTTCGGCGACCAGATGGTCCCAACTCACTCCCGCGCCCACAATAAATGTACCGGCACCGACGCCCGCTCCAATACCCATTCCGCAAATCGAAATCTTCAGTACGATACCGGGCCAACCGGAATCGGCGACCACGAGATTGCTTCCGCCACCCAGTACAAACAGGGGTAACGCCTTCGTCTTGGCGAATTCCACTGCTTCGTAAACGTCGCGCTCGCAGGTTGCTTCCACGAAATAGCGCGCTGGTCCACCAACTTGCAGGGTGGTCAGAGGCGCGAGCGGAACGTTTTCCTGAATCGTGATCACGTGAATAGCACTCTATATGTTTCCGAGCATCTCATGTGGGCAGCACGTTGGCATATTAGAATGCCGTTACCGATTCAGGGCTTGCTGGAAATCCAGGGGTCTGAATACGAGAATCAAGGAGCAATAATGTATCCAGAAATCATGGTCGTACCGATGCGCGAAGAACTGACGCGTCTCGGAGTGCAAGAGCTTCGTACCGCCGCTGAGGTCGACCAGGTCCTGCCGCAACCAGGCACGACCATGGTGGTGGTCAACTCGATTTGTGGTTGTGCAGCCGGACGGATGCGTCCTGCAGTTCGCATGGCGCTTCAGAATGCCGCCAAGCCTGCGAAGATGTTCACTGTTTTTGCCGGGCAGGACCTGGAAGCGACGGAACGTGCGCGCTCCTATTTCACCGGGTATCCACCGTCGTCGCCGTCGATCGGAATTCTGCAGGACGGCAAGCTCGTCTACCTGATGCAGCGTAGAGAAATCGAATCGCGCGACGCGCAAGCCATTGCCGCCGACCTGAAATCCGCTTTCGATCAGCACTGCGCGGCCACAGCGACCAACTAAAGAAATCCTTTCTGTAGAGACGAGGCTTGCCTCGTCTCTACCCGTCTTGTTTGGGATTACTAGAACCGGAACAAGTACGACACCTTCACAAAGAAGTTCCGGCCATCGTTGAGCAGGCGCCCGCCTCTCGCTAGATCTCCGCTGGCATCCAGTTGCGGCGGGTTCACGATATTTTCCAGATTATTGTTGTATCCCACGTAAATCGCAGTGCTGGGATGGACGAGATACGTGATCAGGAAGTCGGTATTGAAACTTTTCGTCGTCTGCAGGGAAGTGAAGTTCGGAGTAACCAGGACGGCGTTGTATTGTCCGATGAAGCGGAAGGAAAGTTCCTTGTTGAACTGGTAGTTCACGCGTGTGCGAATGATGTGGTTGTTCAAGCTCCCGAGTGGGGAGTCGCAGTTCGCACAGTGATGCAGACGGAACAGAATATAGGTGTTGTCGATCTTCAGCGATTTGGTAGGTCTCACTGTGAGTTGGACGTTGGCGCTGTTGCGGCTCGCCAGAAAAGGCGCGAGGCTCCGGGTATGGGTGGGATCGTTCGGGTCTAACGGTGCGTCGTAATTGATGCGCTGGCCCCAGCGGTAGTCGGCGTGCACGGAAAACAGACGGAAGTAGTTCGTGTCGAGCGTGAACTCGGTGGTGTGGCGCGTGTATTTCTGAATCCCGTTAATGCCGTCGAAGTCGGACGCTTTCAGCTGCTCCATTTCCTTCGCGTAAAGCGCCGTCAGGAACGTTTTCCCAATCAACTCCACGTGCAGAGAAGGGAAGTAGCCGGAGCCGATTTCGTTCCCCTCGTGATCGTAGGCAAGATAGTGCTCGAACCTTGGCCCCCATGAAATCAGGTGCTTGCCCTCGGGACGAAAGGTATAGCGCAGGCTCTGGTTCAGGTTGTGAATGTCGGGCTGCGGATCGAATCCTGTCAGTGTGCGGAAATTCGGGCTGCGGTCTTCGTAGTCCAGAAAATAATTCAGCTTCAGGCCATCGCGTTGCACAACGACCGATCCCGCCGATCCTGCCTGGTAGCGCCCGTTGGTGTCGAACAGGTTGAAGTTGTCGTCCTCCGGGTTGATGGTTGCGCTGAAAGCGCCTTGCAGTGTTGCAACCCAGTTTTCATTGAGCTTGAAGTGCCCGTCCACGCTTCCCACGCGATTGAAGAATCCGCCGGCCTCACGATCGGCATAAAGCAAGCCGACCGACGATTGCTTGCCAATATCGCGACTGACGCGCCCGATCGCAAACAGCGCGTGCTTGCCAAACAAAGGATTGCCTTGAACGCCTTCACTGGGTGGCGTCACCGCTTCGCCGGGTGAATCCGTTTCCGCGATCAGAGTTCCGACCGCCCAAGGGCCGTCTTTGCCGGTCAATCGAACACCCAATTTGGGATCGGCGATGCGGCGTGTAAAGAGAAGTTGAATTGGCGTCTGAAAGTAGTTCGAGTTCTCCAAAAAG is from Acidobacteriota bacterium and encodes:
- a CDS encoding UDP-N-acetylmuramate dehydrogenase; this encodes MTIQENVPLAPLTTLQVGGPARYFVEATCERDVYEAVEFAKTKALPLFVLGGGSNLVVADSGWPGIVLKISICGMGIGAGVGAGTFIVGAGVSWDHLVAEAVSQNCAEIECLSGIPGTVGGTPVQNVGAYGQEVSDTIESVSAFDTTKNYAVTLTAKACGFRYRSSIFNTTERGRYIILSVTYRLTRGGGPRLKYADLQKHFTGSTGSPSLAQVRDAVLEIRESKGMVIVPGDADSRSAGSFFKNPVLNKQQFSDLTARAQSKGLTIPSYPALDAQHKISAAWLVEHSGFTRGFRLGAAGISGKHALALINTGNARAADIQQLKEKVQSGVHKTWGINLEPEPVFLGF
- a CDS encoding BrxA/BrxB family bacilliredoxin; amino-acid sequence: MYPEIMVVPMREELTRLGVQELRTAAEVDQVLPQPGTTMVVVNSICGCAAGRMRPAVRMALQNAAKPAKMFTVFAGQDLEATERARSYFTGYPPSSPSIGILQDGKLVYLMQRREIESRDAQAIAADLKSAFDQHCAATATN
- a CDS encoding carbohydrate binding family 9 domain-containing protein; protein product: MYATQYLRWLLLALVCSAHLLVADDSNFGKIRIPHVDSPPRIEEFLTMEPSPAWQGKLAKAEQFRQRIPSDGAASTERTDVYFGYDAKSLYAIFICFDREPQKLRARLSRREDVFDDDFVELMLDTFNDHRHSYAFFSNPLGVQSDALWSEGPGANDQNFDMSFDTVWNSAGRLTDRGYVIWMEIPFRSLRFASSDPQTWGILLARDLPRKNEQAFWPQYSSRIQGRLNQAGQATGLEKISPGRNLQLIPYGVFRSFKELDLRDPNDPRYTQRTAFGQIGLDAKAVIKDKFVLDATVNPDFSQIESDDPQITVNQRFEVQFPEKRPFFLENSNYFQTPIQLLFTRRIADPKLGVRLTGKDGPWAVGTLIAETDSPGEAVTPPSEGVQGNPLFGKHALFAIGRVSRDIGKQSSVGLLYADREAGGFFNRVGSVDGHFKLNENWVATLQGAFSATINPEDDNFNLFDTNGRYQAGSAGSVVVQRDGLKLNYFLDYEDRSPNFRTLTGFDPQPDIHNLNQSLRYTFRPEGKHLISWGPRFEHYLAYDHEGNEIGSGYFPSLHVELIGKTFLTALYAKEMEQLKASDFDGINGIQKYTRHTTEFTLDTNYFRLFSVHADYRWGQRINYDAPLDPNDPTHTRSLAPFLASRNSANVQLTVRPTKSLKIDNTYILFRLHHCANCDSPLGSLNNHIIRTRVNYQFNKELSFRFIGQYNAVLVTPNFTSLQTTKSFNTDFLITYLVHPSTAIYVGYNNNLENIVNPPQLDASGDLARGGRLLNDGRNFFVKVSYLFRF
- a CDS encoding RNA polymerase sigma factor translates to MTAIATTASEVPTLTHEAEDRLEATVRTHSRMVYQIAYSVLRDSADAEDAAQETFLRVLRYRKKFERVEDPKAWLARIAWRVAVEKRKRTLRASANTQDVANEIRSERAGAEQVLLGEERSAMLDQMIASLPEELRDPLVLSALEEISAREVAGMLGISEAAVRSRAFRARQILKDKLMGLISSRT
- a CDS encoding uracil-DNA glycosylase, which gives rise to MHTPQWLKILNTEVVACRLCPRLVTYREKIAQEKRRAYRDCEYWGKPVPGFGDPNARVLIMGLAPGAHGSNRTGRPFTGDSSGNFMYPILYETGFANQATAVDRNDGLVLTDLYITAAGRCAPPDNKPLPQEFANCAPFLDRELDGLEGLKVIVALGKIGFDAYLNFLKRRDIISTKSQYVFRHGARYKMPSGKILLASYHPSNQNTNTGKLTRQMFFAIFKEARRLADSAG
- a CDS encoding transporter — its product is MRGAFLSFVVAISFTLFCHQPTFAQKETPPIQDNSFLVEEAYNQEKSVVQHINTFTYLADSHDWSYTFTQEWPVGGQRNQFSYTLSSVRPGAFSSQGPGFGDAILNYRYQVLGNGQTRVAFAPRLSMILPSGDSDLGHGYGGAGVQTNLPLSVVLLPKLVSHWNAGTTYVPHARNSAGDRASVWSYNAGQSMIWLAHPRFNVMLETYFLNAQAVAGPGKTEWSKVLLLNPGIRWSYNFSNGLQIVPGLAFPIGVGPSGGEKGVFVYLSFEHPFQKIKD